The genomic interval CACCGCACCCAGCAGGTGGAGCACGAGCGCGACACCGCCCATGCCCAGCTGCAACTCAACGAGGCCCGCTTCCGGGCACTGGTCACGGCGGGCGGCAATTCGGTCTACCGGATGAGCCCAGACTGGCGGATGATGTTCCAGCTCGACAGCCAGACGCTCGCCAACACGGCGGCGCCCATCGAAGACTGGGTCACGAAATACATTCCCGACGAAGATCTGCCGAAGGTGCGTTGCGCGATCGACGCGGCCATTCGTACCCGCTCGCTGTTCGAACTGGAGCATCGCGTGCGCCTGTCCGACGGCGGCGTGGGCTGGGTGCTGTCGCGCGCGGTGCCGCTCCCGGGACCGGACGGCGAGATCGCCGAATGGTTCGGCTCGGCCAGCGACATCACGCAGCGCATTCAGACCGAGCAGGCGATGCGCGAGCGCGAGGAACGGCAGTCGTTTTTGCTCGTCCTCAGCGACGCGCTGCGCACCGAACAGGCGCCGGAGGCCATCGGCCGCATCACCACGCGCCACGTGGCCGAACGGCTGGGCGCGGACCGCTGCTACATCGTGCGGCTCTCGCGCGACATCGGCAAAGGCTGGGCCGAGTTCGAGACGCGGCGCCCGGATTTATCGTCCGCCGAAGGGGAATATCGCCTGGACGACTTTCCCGAGTCGACGGCGCGCATGGAAACGCAGTCTCTGGCGCTTGCCGATATCGCGACGGACACGACGCTTTCGGACGTCGACAAACAATCGTTTCGCGCGCTGCGGATCGGTGCCATCCTCGCGGCGCCGCTGCGGCGTGGCGGGCGCGATACGTTCTGGGCACTCGTTGCGACGTCCACGCAACCGAGGGAATGGCGCAGCGAGGAGCTGCGCCTGCTGGAAGAGTCCGCCGAGCGAAGCTGGTCGGCCATGGAGCGTGCGCATGCCCAGGCCGCGCTGCACGACGCCGACCAGCGCAAGGACCAGTTTCTGGCCGTGCTGGCGCACGAGCTGCGTAATGGACTCGCGCCGCTCGTGTACAACGTGCAAATCGGCAACAGCCGTTCCGGGAACGTCGCGCTGATGAAAGAGCTGTTCGTGCGCAGCGACCGGCAGTTGAGGCACCTCGTGCTGCTGGTCGACGACTTGCTGGACGTGGCGCGCATCACGACCGGCAAGATCGAACTGAAGCTCGAAACCGTGAATCCGCGCGACGTGGTGAATCTCGCGCTCGACGCCTGCCGCCCCGAAGCCGAGCGCAAGCACCACCATCTGACCGTGATCGACGAGGCGAGCTTTGGCCTCGCGGTGCGCGGCGATCGCGTGCGCCTCACGCAGGTCGTGTCGAACCTGCTGTCCAACGCCACGAAGTACATGAACGACGGCGGCAACATCACCGTGCGGATCGCGCGGGACGGCGAGCAGGCGTTGATCGAAGTGAGCGACACGGGCATCGGCATTCCGCCTGCGGCGTTGCCGCGCGTTTTCGAGCTGTTTTCGCAGGTGCGCGAGCAGCAGGCTTATTCGGCGGGCGGCCTGGGGATCGGGCTTTCCATCGTCAAGCAACTGGTGGAAATGCATGGCGGCGGCGTGACCGCGGTGAGCGAGGGCGAGGGCCGGGGCAGTACGTTTTTCGTGCGCTTGCCGCTCATGGTGGGGGACGACGCGAGCGAGGCCGCCGACGTGGCGCAGCCCGAGGTCCCTGCGTCGGCCCGTGCGCTGCGGGTGCTGGTGGTCGACGACCGGCGCGACGCCGCCGATGCGCTAACGGAACTGCTGAAGCTCGACGGCCACGACGCGCAGGCGGCGTACGGCGGCGTGCACGCGCTGGAAAGCGCTCACCGGCGCCGCCCCGACGTGGTGTTCCTCGATCTGATGATGCCGGACATGGACGGGTTCGAAGTCGCCCGCCGGTTGCGTAGCGAGTTTCCGGACCAGCCGCCCTTGCGGATCGTGGCGCTCACCGGGCGCGGTCAGGAAACCGACCGGCGCGAAACCCAGGCGGCGTCCTTCGACGGTCATCTGACGAAGCCCGCCGTGGACGCCGAGCTGCGCTCCGTGTTGTCGGCGGCGCGCGAGTCGCTGGCGTGAGGCCGATGCAACCGGTGCGCCGCGGCTGGCGATAGCGAGGTTCATCGCCTGGAACGGGAGCGGCGCCGGGTGTGCGCATCGGCGCCGCTTTATTCGCTACATTGCCCGCGCCGCTCACCACACGCCGTAGAACACCCCGGCTTTCTTGTACTGATGCGTGCCGCGTTCGACGTCGTCGTGCGTCACGGTCGTGCGGTTGCGCAGGCCGAGCGACCAGCCGAGCAGGCGCTCGCGCATGCCTTGACGCACGCTCTCGAACGCCGGGTCGGTGCCGAGGTCGACGAATTCCTCGGGATCGTTGCGCAGGTCGAACAACTGCGGCGCGAAGCCGTCCCAGTGAATGTATTTCCACGCGTCGGTGCGCACCATCCAGCCGCGGCAGGCGTCGGGGTCGCGGCCGAGAATCTGGCGTGCCTGCCGATACGCGTAGTCCAGCTCGGAGAACACGGCGTCACGCCATGGCTTTGACGTTGCGGCGTTGCGCGTGAGCGCGAGCAGCGAGCGGCCTTCGACGCGGTGTTCGGGGACCGGCATGCCGAGCGCGTCCAGCAGCGTCGGGACGGTGTCGATCGCCTCGACGAAGCGCGCGTCGCTGCGGCCGCGCGTGGCGTCGGCCTCGGGCGACGGATCGTAGACGATGTACGGCACGCGCTGCACGGTGTCGTAGAACAATTCCTTCTCGCCCAGCCAGTGGTCGCCGAGGAAGTCGCCGTGGTCGGCGGTGAAGACGATCAGCGTGTCTTTCCAGCGTCCGAGCCGGTCCAGCGTTTCCCACAGTCGCCCGAGCTGATCGTCGAGCTGGCTGATCAAGCCCTGGTAAGCGGGCCGCACCTTGGCGATGACCTCGTCGCGCATGAAGTTGGCGCATTCCTCCTGCTCGAAGTAGGCGCCCGTCACCGGATGCGGCGTTGCGCGCTCGCGCGCCGCGCGCTGCACCGGCAAGCATTGATCGAGCGTGTACTTGTTGTGGTAGGGCGCCGGCGCCATGTACGGCCAATGCGGCTTCACGTACGAGAGATGCATGGCCCACGGCGTGTCGCCCTGGCGTTCGATGAAGCGGATCGCCTGGCCGGTCGTGTAGGCGGTTTCGGAGTCGGCTTCGCGCACGCGCGCGGGCAGGTGGACATTGCGCATGTGCCAGCCGCTGACGATGCGGCCTTGTTCGTCTTCGGCCGAAATCACGAAGTCCGTCCACGGGTCGTCGCTCGCGTAGCCCTGGCGGCGCAGGTAGTCGGCATAGCCTCCGGCGGGTTCCGCGTGGTGACCGTCGTAGCGGTCGACCAGCGTGAAATGGCCTTCGCGCAGCAGGGCGCCGAGCGCGTTGCCGCCGTCCAGTTGCAGCCGTTGCAGACCGTGGCTGTCCGGCATCATGTGCGTCTTGCCGACCAGCGCGAGCGGCAGGTTGCGCGCGGCGAGGTATTCGCCCAGCGTGATCTCGTCGGTCGACAGCGGCACGCGGTTCCACGTCGCACCATGGCTCGCCACGTAGCGCCCGGTGTAGAACGACATGCGCGACGGACCGCACACGCCGGACTGCACGAAGGCGCGCTCGAATTTCATGCCGCGCCGGGCCAGACCGTCGATATTGGGCGTGGCCAGATAGGGATGCCCGTAGCACGAGAGGTGATCCGCGCGCAGCTGGTCACACATCACGAAAAGCACGTTGCGGACGGTTGACATCTTAGGTATCCGAAGTGAAATGAAGCGTTGCCGCTCAGCGCGAAGGCGTGCCGTCGCGGGTCGCGTCGGGGCTTGCATCGCGGGTAGTGGGCGGTGCGCCGGCGGGGCGGCGCGCGAGGTCGCGCATCGGCCACAAGGCGGCGAGCCCGACGAGCATCGCCACGGTCACGAAGTACGCCGGCATCATCTTGTCGCCCGTCGCACTGATCAACCAGGTGACGAGAAACGGCGAGAAGCCGCCGAACAGGGTGGTGGCCACGTTATAGGAAATCGACAGGCCGGTCGCGCGCACCTGCGCGGGGAACAGTTCGGCCAGCGCCGTGGAGGCGGGGCCCAGCGCGGCCGCCATCAAGACGGCGAAGACGATCTCGGCGCCGAGCAGTCGCGGCAGGCTCGGCGCGGCCACGAGCCACAGGAACAGGGGATAGATGGTCAGCACGTACAGCGCCATCGAGACGCCCATCACCGGTTTGCGTCCGACGCGATCGGACAGCAGGCCGAACAGCGGAATCAGGATCATGCGCAGCGTGCCCGTGACCATCAGCACGATGAAGGGCGCGGAGACGGGCAGCTTCAACTGGCTCACCGCGTAGACCGGCAGATAGACGTTGAGCACGTACTGGGCGACCGAGCTGGCGACCACCAGCCCGAAGGCGATCCACAGCGCCGCCTGATGCTCGCGCCACACCGTGGCGAGCGTCGAGGCGGCCTGGCGAGACGCGGTCGCGCTCGCGCCTTCGCGCGTGTTCGGCTGGTCCGGCACCGTCTCGTGCAACCGCGTGCGGATATAGAAGCCGACCGGACCGATCAGCATGCCGAATAAAAACGGCAGGCGCCAACCCCAGGCATCCAGCGCGCTGGCGCTCAGGCCGCGCGTGACCAGCGCGCCCATCAACGCGGCCGTCACCGCGGCCACGAACTGGCCGAAGTTCTGCCAGCTGCCGTAAAAACCGCGCCGGTGCGGCGGCGCGTACTCGATCAGCATGGCTGTGGCACTGCCGAACTCGCCGCCCGCGGAGAGGCCTTGCAGCAGCCGGGCCAGCACCACGACGACCGGCGCGGCGACACCGATGCTGGCGTAGCCGGGCGTGAGCGCCATCATGGCCGAGGACACCGTCATCAGCAGGATGACCAGTGAAAGGGCGGCTTTGCGCCCGGCGCGGTCGGCGTAGACGC from Paraburkholderia acidisoli carries:
- a CDS encoding sulfatase-like hydrolase/transferase, with amino-acid sequence MSTVRNVLFVMCDQLRADHLSCYGHPYLATPNIDGLARRGMKFERAFVQSGVCGPSRMSFYTGRYVASHGATWNRVPLSTDEITLGEYLAARNLPLALVGKTHMMPDSHGLQRLQLDGGNALGALLREGHFTLVDRYDGHHAEPAGGYADYLRRQGYASDDPWTDFVISAEDEQGRIVSGWHMRNVHLPARVREADSETAYTTGQAIRFIERQGDTPWAMHLSYVKPHWPYMAPAPYHNKYTLDQCLPVQRAARERATPHPVTGAYFEQEECANFMRDEVIAKVRPAYQGLISQLDDQLGRLWETLDRLGRWKDTLIVFTADHGDFLGDHWLGEKELFYDTVQRVPYIVYDPSPEADATRGRSDARFVEAIDTVPTLLDALGMPVPEHRVEGRSLLALTRNAATSKPWRDAVFSELDYAYRQARQILGRDPDACRGWMVRTDAWKYIHWDGFAPQLFDLRNDPEEFVDLGTDPAFESVRQGMRERLLGWSLGLRNRTTVTHDDVERGTHQYKKAGVFYGVW
- a CDS encoding MFS transporter yields the protein MPTLPALPPANRRAIVAATIGNAFEWYDFIVFGFLSVIIARQFFPASNPTVSMLLTTATFGSAFLMRPIGGILLGVYADRAGRKAALSLVILLMTVSSAMMALTPGYASIGVAAPVVVVLARLLQGLSAGGEFGSATAMLIEYAPPHRRGFYGSWQNFGQFVAAVTAALMGALVTRGLSASALDAWGWRLPFLFGMLIGPVGFYIRTRLHETVPDQPNTREGASATASRQAASTLATVWREHQAALWIAFGLVVASSVAQYVLNVYLPVYAVSQLKLPVSAPFIVLMVTGTLRMILIPLFGLLSDRVGRKPVMGVSMALYVLTIYPLFLWLVAAPSLPRLLGAEIVFAVLMAAALGPASTALAELFPAQVRATGLSISYNVATTLFGGFSPFLVTWLISATGDKMMPAYFVTVAMLVGLAALWPMRDLARRPAGAPPTTRDASPDATRDGTPSR
- a CDS encoding ATP-binding protein; the protein is MARLIRTFDWAGTPLGPVAQWPFSLKNTVDLILASGHAMQLAWGPEKVILYNDAYAPMLGGQHPRALGLPFHKAWPDIWRDIEPLVAQVFAGETVKFEDMPLVMNRNGYAEDTWWNFSYSPVRDESGEVSGLLNVTVDATAKHRTQQVEHERDTAHAQLQLNEARFRALVTAGGNSVYRMSPDWRMMFQLDSQTLANTAAPIEDWVTKYIPDEDLPKVRCAIDAAIRTRSLFELEHRVRLSDGGVGWVLSRAVPLPGPDGEIAEWFGSASDITQRIQTEQAMREREERQSFLLVLSDALRTEQAPEAIGRITTRHVAERLGADRCYIVRLSRDIGKGWAEFETRRPDLSSAEGEYRLDDFPESTARMETQSLALADIATDTTLSDVDKQSFRALRIGAILAAPLRRGGRDTFWALVATSTQPREWRSEELRLLEESAERSWSAMERAHAQAALHDADQRKDQFLAVLAHELRNGLAPLVYNVQIGNSRSGNVALMKELFVRSDRQLRHLVLLVDDLLDVARITTGKIELKLETVNPRDVVNLALDACRPEAERKHHHLTVIDEASFGLAVRGDRVRLTQVVSNLLSNATKYMNDGGNITVRIARDGEQALIEVSDTGIGIPPAALPRVFELFSQVREQQAYSAGGLGIGLSIVKQLVEMHGGGVTAVSEGEGRGSTFFVRLPLMVGDDASEAADVAQPEVPASARALRVLVVDDRRDAADALTELLKLDGHDAQAAYGGVHALESAHRRRPDVVFLDLMMPDMDGFEVARRLRSEFPDQPPLRIVALTGRGQETDRRETQAASFDGHLTKPAVDAELRSVLSAARESLA